Genomic DNA from Deinococcus humi:
GGACTTGAGCAGCTTCGACTTCGCCGCCTTCCGACCGTTGGAAGAATGCCTTTTCCTGAGCGGCTACGAGGTAGAGCGTCTGTCAAAGGACGCCCCCGAAGCTGACTGGTCAGCCCTGTACGCCCTGCACGAACGCGGGCTGGCCGACGCTCCGCGCAATCCCACCACCACGCCGGACCCTCTGAGCGCCGCCGACTTACGCCAGATGATCATGCGTGAGGAAGCCGCGTTCGTGATGCGCTGGCGCGGCGAGATCGTCGCCCTGACCCGATTGACCCCACGTGGAGACAAGATTGACAGCGAGAACACCGTCACTCACCCCCACCACCGCTCCCGCGGGCTGGCGACGCTGGTCAAGGCGCATGCACTGGAGTGGGCCAGGGCGACACGTCACACCCATGCTGGGACCGGCGGCACCGTGCTGAATCTGCCAATGCTGCGGGTCAATTCCCGGCTGGGCTACCGCGTGGAGCGCCTGTAGATCACCTGGGAGCGGGTGCTGACGTAATCGCTGCGGCCCCACAACTTAATGAGAATAGAATTTGTGGCAAATATAGTAGCGGTCATCAAACCGC
This window encodes:
- a CDS encoding GNAT family N-acetyltransferase, translating into MTDSHTHSAAGTFTLRPFQNADAPAVARIVTDGVRGQWAALPEHFWETADPLRRRLVASSGSEVVATAHLLPFAEGTPDALRLDLAGDGAAFTPLYLALLADLPPGFSRLLGVTREDFGEQMDFFGAAGFRNAWQSWGAHLDLSSFDFAAFRPLEECLFLSGYEVERLSKDAPEADWSALYALHERGLADAPRNPTTTPDPLSAADLRQMIMREEAAFVMRWRGEIVALTRLTPRGDKIDSENTVTHPHHRSRGLATLVKAHALEWARATRHTHAGTGGTVLNLPMLRVNSRLGYRVERL